In Meiothermus ruber DSM 1279, the following proteins share a genomic window:
- a CDS encoding fucose isomerase: MQNLRIGLVPIVRPLFRGSRLGLEPTARQALEALGPKLGFELAYAAEPVADTAQAEAAARAAQAAKLDLLLVQHVTFATGDAFLPLLELPIPVGLWALPEVWDSGPLPQNAVCGLNLGVSLAQKPTKWFYGSVEDAWFQTRLELTLQALRGVKVLREGRVLWLGGHAPGFFAFGALPETGLTVEKAELSELWEALAAVSEAELEARVAEFRELSEYPLEQLRESFRLELALEQLARPYDGVALREWPEIPDRTGVMAYAAMARLADAGYTLAPEGDVMGLASQLALKAISGRPAILLDISHFSAKGIMLWHGGEAPLAWAAGPTRLVPHFNRHLPAVRDMALRAGPISGLRLLPGRKAVVHGGVLSGEKGYDGDSGYLTRPTWAAEPLTPRQFLASWLNHRLPHHLAVGMGAHEEALLEMCAWLGLEVLPARPQENRLVW; the protein is encoded by the coding sequence ATGCAAAACCTCAGAATCGGACTTGTTCCTATCGTGCGGCCCCTGTTTAGGGGTTCCAGGCTGGGCCTCGAGCCCACCGCCCGCCAGGCCCTGGAAGCCCTGGGCCCCAAGCTGGGCTTCGAGCTGGCCTATGCGGCCGAGCCGGTGGCCGACACCGCCCAGGCCGAGGCGGCGGCCCGCGCGGCCCAGGCCGCGAAGCTGGATCTGCTGCTGGTGCAGCACGTGACCTTTGCCACCGGCGATGCCTTTTTGCCGCTTCTGGAACTGCCCATCCCGGTGGGGCTGTGGGCCCTGCCCGAGGTATGGGACAGCGGCCCGCTGCCGCAGAACGCGGTCTGCGGCCTCAACCTGGGGGTCTCGCTGGCCCAAAAGCCCACCAAGTGGTTCTACGGCTCGGTGGAGGATGCCTGGTTTCAGACCCGCCTCGAGCTCACCCTGCAGGCCCTGCGGGGTGTGAAGGTGCTGCGCGAGGGCCGGGTGCTCTGGCTGGGCGGCCACGCGCCCGGTTTTTTTGCCTTTGGGGCCCTGCCCGAGACCGGCCTCACCGTGGAGAAAGCCGAGCTGTCCGAGCTGTGGGAGGCCCTGGCGGCGGTCTCGGAGGCCGAGCTAGAGGCGCGGGTCGCAGAGTTCCGCGAGCTTTCCGAGTACCCGCTGGAGCAGCTGCGCGAAAGCTTCCGCCTCGAGCTGGCCCTGGAGCAACTGGCCCGGCCCTACGACGGGGTGGCCCTGCGGGAGTGGCCGGAAATCCCCGACCGAACAGGGGTGATGGCCTATGCAGCCATGGCCCGCCTGGCCGATGCGGGCTACACCCTGGCCCCGGAGGGCGACGTGATGGGCCTGGCCAGCCAGCTAGCCCTGAAGGCCATCTCGGGCCGGCCGGCCATTCTGCTGGACATCTCGCACTTTTCGGCCAAAGGGATCATGCTCTGGCACGGGGGCGAGGCGCCTCTGGCCTGGGCCGCGGGCCCCACCCGGCTGGTGCCGCACTTCAACCGCCACCTGCCCGCGGTGCGCGACATGGCGCTGCGGGCCGGGCCCATCAGCGGCCTGCGCCTGCTGCCGGGCCGCAAAGCCGTGGTGCACGGGGGTGTGTTGAGCGGTGAGAAAGGCTACGACGGGGACTCTGGCTACCTCACCCGCCCCACCTGGGCCGCCGAACCCCTCACCCCCCGGCAGTTTTTGGCAAGCTGGCTCAACCACCGCCTCCCCCACCACCTGGCCGTAGGGATGGGCGCGCATGAAGAGGCCCTGCTGGAGATGTGCGCCTGGCTGGGCCTGGAGGTGCTGCCCGCCCGGCCCCAGGAAAACCGACTGGTATGGTGA
- a CDS encoding carbohydrate ABC transporter permease, with translation MIQPKYRRSFGDLSERALAFWLLLPAALLLGSVALYPVARLIYNSLFQRRLTDETGSNPVFIGFANFAQALSDERFWTALWNTLLIVLVTVPGALVVGLLLALLANLPFRAKWPVRLGLLLPWALPLVFAGLIFRWFFDSQYGVVNDVIVRLGGERLLWVTTPELLFWAICFSIIWKSSSFVALILLAGLQVIPKELYESASVDGASRWQSFWRITLPLLTPAILVAAIFRTITAFQTFDIPFAMQNGGSSFETLAMYVRTMSIENLNFGYGSALAVLMFLISLAVTLVYLRYVRGADD, from the coding sequence ATGATTCAGCCCAAATACCGCCGCAGCTTTGGCGACCTGAGCGAGCGCGCCCTGGCCTTCTGGCTGCTGCTTCCGGCGGCCTTGCTGCTGGGGTCGGTGGCCTTGTATCCGGTTGCGCGCTTGATCTATAACAGCCTGTTCCAGCGCCGCCTGACCGATGAAACCGGCAGCAACCCGGTGTTCATTGGCTTTGCCAACTTTGCCCAGGCCCTTTCCGATGAGCGCTTCTGGACGGCTTTGTGGAACACCCTTCTGATTGTGCTGGTGACGGTGCCGGGGGCGCTGGTGGTGGGGCTCTTGCTGGCCTTGCTAGCCAACCTGCCTTTTCGCGCCAAGTGGCCGGTGCGCCTGGGTCTGTTGCTACCCTGGGCTTTGCCGCTGGTGTTCGCTGGGCTGATTTTTAGATGGTTTTTTGACAGCCAGTATGGAGTGGTCAACGATGTGATCGTGCGCTTAGGGGGCGAGCGGCTGTTGTGGGTAACCACGCCGGAGCTGCTGTTCTGGGCCATTTGCTTCAGCATCATCTGGAAAAGCAGTTCTTTTGTGGCCCTGATTTTGCTGGCCGGGCTGCAGGTGATTCCCAAGGAGCTCTACGAATCGGCCTCGGTGGATGGGGCCAGCCGCTGGCAGAGCTTCTGGCGGATCACCCTGCCGCTCCTGACCCCGGCCATCCTGGTGGCGGCAATCTTCCGCACCATCACGGCTTTCCAGACCTTTGACATCCCCTTTGCGATGCAGAATGGGGGCAGCTCCTTCGAAACCCTGGCTATGTATGTGCGCACCATGAGCATCGAAAACCTCAACTTTGGCTATGGGTCGGCCCTGGCGGTGCTGATGTTCCTGATCAGCCTGGCGGTTACGCTGGTCTACCTGCGGTATGTGAGGGGGGCCGATGATTAG
- a CDS encoding ABC transporter substrate-binding protein encodes MKKLFWLLVAVLVFSTALAQQTRLRVFVGGQQRPDVMRKIFDLYQSRNPGVRVDLEVGGATSDQQQQYLTTVLASRDPSIDVILIDVIRPAQYLASRWADTLDKYLPAASRQNLLRQYLPAYSQANVINGQLVALPAFADAMFLYYRADLLEKYNFKPPTTWDEAIQQAQTILQRENNPNLNGIGYIGAPIEGTVCTFLLPIWAAGGDVTNAQGQFSLTVEQAQRSLQFWVSLMDRRVSPPNMAEKPQDTIRQEMQAGRWIFGTLFAYAWNRFQNDPDSQVKGKIGVVPLPAFPGGRQASCLGGWQWTVSDFSRNKAQAHRLVRFLSSPEVSKILAIDASNLPVFPSLYRDADILRVNPWFAQALPVVQAARARPQHPRYAEISEAIRVNTNQVLARQKTPEQGARDIVNRLQAIYSGR; translated from the coding sequence ATGAAGAAGTTGTTTTGGCTACTCGTCGCTGTGCTGGTGTTTTCAACCGCCCTGGCGCAGCAAACCCGCCTGCGGGTGTTCGTGGGAGGTCAGCAGCGCCCGGACGTGATGCGGAAGATTTTCGACCTCTACCAGTCGCGCAACCCCGGCGTTCGGGTTGATCTGGAGGTGGGTGGGGCTACCTCCGATCAGCAGCAGCAGTACCTCACCACCGTGCTGGCTTCGCGCGATCCCAGCATCGACGTGATCCTGATTGACGTTATCCGCCCCGCTCAGTACCTGGCCAGTCGCTGGGCTGATACCCTGGACAAGTATCTGCCCGCCGCTTCGCGCCAGAACCTGCTGCGGCAGTACCTGCCGGCCTACTCGCAGGCCAACGTGATCAACGGTCAACTGGTGGCCCTGCCGGCCTTTGCCGACGCGATGTTCCTCTACTACCGCGCCGACTTGCTGGAGAAGTACAACTTCAAGCCTCCCACCACCTGGGATGAGGCCATCCAGCAGGCCCAGACCATCCTGCAGCGCGAGAACAACCCCAACCTCAACGGCATCGGTTATATCGGCGCACCCATCGAAGGGACGGTCTGTACCTTCCTGCTGCCCATTTGGGCGGCTGGTGGCGATGTGACCAACGCCCAGGGCCAGTTCAGCCTCACCGTGGAACAGGCCCAGCGCTCCTTGCAGTTCTGGGTCAGCCTGATGGATCGGCGGGTTTCTCCCCCCAACATGGCCGAAAAACCCCAAGACACCATCCGCCAGGAGATGCAGGCCGGGCGCTGGATCTTCGGTACGCTGTTTGCCTATGCCTGGAACAGGTTCCAGAACGACCCCGACAGCCAGGTCAAGGGCAAAATTGGCGTGGTGCCCCTGCCCGCCTTCCCTGGGGGCCGCCAGGCGAGCTGCCTGGGCGGCTGGCAGTGGACCGTCTCCGACTTCAGCCGCAACAAAGCGCAGGCTCACCGCCTGGTGCGCTTCCTGAGTAGCCCGGAGGTCTCCAAGATTCTAGCCATTGATGCTTCCAACCTGCCGGTCTTCCCCTCGCTGTACCGCGATGCCGACATCCTGCGGGTGAACCCCTGGTTCGCCCAGGCTTTGCCTGTGGTGCAGGCAGCCCGTGCACGTCCGCAGCATCCGCGTTACGCCGAGATCTCCGAGGCCATCCGGGTTAATACCAACCAGGTGCTGGCCCGGCAGAAAACCCCCGAGCAGGGTGCCCGCGATATCGTGAACCGTCTGCAGGCGATCTACAGCGGCCGATAA
- a CDS encoding type I restriction-modification system subunit M, which translates to MPRRKSNPQSTPTTAATVGYEAELWKMADTLRGSMDAAEYKHVVLGLIFLKYISDAFEELHRKLEAERAQGADPEDPDEYRAQNIFWVPPEARWAHLKAQARQPTIGQLVDNAMACIERDNPALKGVLPKEYARPALDKTRLGQLIDLISNIKVGDEEARAKDVLGRVYEYFLSQFASAEGKKGGEFYTPRCVVKLLVEMLEPYHGRVYDPCCGSAGMFVQSVEFIRAHATGNGNGGRAKADISIYGQESNYTTWRLAKMNLAIRGIEGQIAHGDTFHNDKFPDLKADFILANPPFNVSDWGGERLRDDKRWQYGVPPVGNANFAWVQHIVYHLSPTGVAGFVLANGSMSSNQSGEGEIRKNLIEAGLVDCMVALPGQLFYSTQIPACLWFLARDRSSRPYGAAGAAPGGKFRDRRGEILFIDARKMGRMVDRTHRELTDEDIAKIASTYHAWRGEKDAGEYQDVPGFCKSATLDEVRKHGYVLTPGRYVGAEAQEDDSEPFEEKMARLVAQLREQQAEAARLDKAIAANLKELGYGG; encoded by the coding sequence ATGCCGAGGCGAAAATCCAACCCGCAATCCACCCCAACCACCGCCGCCACCGTCGGCTACGAGGCCGAACTCTGGAAGATGGCCGATACCCTGCGCGGCAGCATGGACGCCGCCGAGTACAAGCACGTGGTGCTGGGCCTGATCTTCCTCAAGTACATCTCCGACGCCTTCGAGGAGCTGCACAGGAAGCTCGAGGCCGAACGCGCGCAAGGCGCCGACCCCGAAGACCCCGACGAATACCGCGCCCAGAACATCTTCTGGGTGCCCCCCGAGGCCCGCTGGGCGCACCTGAAGGCCCAGGCCCGCCAGCCCACCATCGGCCAGCTTGTGGACAACGCCATGGCCTGTATCGAGCGCGACAACCCCGCGCTCAAGGGCGTGCTGCCCAAGGAGTACGCCCGCCCGGCGCTGGATAAAACACGCCTGGGGCAGCTTATAGACCTGATCAGCAACATCAAGGTGGGCGACGAAGAAGCCCGCGCCAAGGACGTGCTGGGCCGGGTGTACGAATACTTCCTCTCGCAGTTTGCCAGCGCCGAGGGCAAGAAGGGAGGCGAGTTCTACACGCCCCGCTGCGTGGTCAAGCTGCTGGTGGAGATGCTCGAGCCCTACCATGGCCGGGTCTACGACCCCTGCTGCGGCTCGGCGGGTATGTTCGTGCAGTCGGTGGAGTTTATCCGCGCCCATGCGACCGGTAACGGCAACGGTGGCAGGGCCAAAGCCGACATCTCGATCTACGGCCAGGAGTCGAACTACACCACCTGGCGGCTTGCGAAAATGAACCTTGCCATCCGGGGCATCGAGGGCCAGATCGCCCACGGCGACACCTTCCACAACGACAAGTTCCCCGACCTGAAGGCCGACTTCATTCTGGCTAACCCACCCTTCAACGTCTCCGACTGGGGCGGCGAGCGCCTGCGCGACGACAAGCGCTGGCAGTACGGCGTGCCCCCGGTGGGCAACGCCAACTTCGCCTGGGTGCAGCACATCGTGTACCACCTTTCCCCCACGGGCGTGGCCGGCTTCGTGCTAGCCAACGGTTCGATGTCCAGCAACCAGTCGGGCGAGGGCGAGATTCGCAAGAACCTGATTGAAGCGGGACTGGTGGACTGCATGGTGGCGCTGCCCGGCCAGCTCTTCTACTCGACGCAGATCCCGGCCTGCCTGTGGTTCCTCGCGCGCGACCGCAGCTCTCGTCCATACGGCGCTGCTGGCGCAGCGCCTGGGGGCAAGTTCCGCGACCGCCGCGGCGAGATTCTGTTTATTGATGCCCGCAAGATGGGCCGCATGGTAGACCGCACCCACCGCGAACTCACCGACGAGGACATCGCAAAGATTGCCAGCACCTACCACGCCTGGCGCGGCGAAAAGGACGCGGGCGAATACCAGGACGTGCCCGGCTTCTGCAAAAGCGCCACCCTGGACGAGGTGCGCAAGCACGGCTACGTGCTCACGCCGGGGCGCTATGTGGGGGCCGAGGCGCAGGAAGATGACAGCGAACCGTTTGAGGAGAAGATGGCGCGGCTGGTGGCGCAACTGCGCGAGCAGCAGGCCGAGGCCGCGAGGCTGGATAAGGCTATTGCTGCCAACCTGAAGGAGTTGGGGTATGGGGGGTGA
- a CDS encoding carbohydrate ABC transporter permease, with protein MVKLNSPRIWLWIAAGIVVINGFFPAVWILLTSFKTEAELTRIPITWLPENPTLQNYVQALTRAPIGRYFLNSLIVAVGATLLCVFVSALAAYALARLRIPYKTLIFSLLVGVSMFPTVTLLLPLFEMVLALGLRNTYVALILPHAALSIPVATLVLVSFFQGIPKDLESAAMVDGCSRLGALWRIVVPLSAPGVFTASILAFVNSWDEFLLSLTLLPSQAMRTLPVGIQFLQGEYSFPWPLISAALIIALVPVALVIAIFQERVVGGLTQGGVKG; from the coding sequence ATGGTGAAACTCAACAGTCCCCGTATATGGCTCTGGATTGCGGCGGGTATCGTTGTTATCAACGGTTTTTTTCCGGCGGTTTGGATTCTCCTGACCTCGTTCAAAACCGAGGCGGAGCTCACCCGCATCCCCATCACCTGGCTGCCTGAGAACCCGACCCTGCAAAACTACGTGCAGGCCCTTACCAGGGCCCCCATCGGGCGCTATTTCCTCAACAGCCTGATTGTGGCCGTGGGCGCAACCCTGCTGTGTGTGTTCGTATCGGCGCTGGCGGCCTACGCCCTGGCCCGTCTGCGCATCCCCTACAAAACCCTGATTTTTTCTCTGCTGGTGGGGGTTTCGATGTTTCCCACCGTCACCCTGCTGCTGCCCTTGTTCGAGATGGTGCTGGCGCTGGGGCTGCGCAACACCTATGTCGCCCTGATTCTGCCCCATGCCGCGCTGTCCATCCCGGTAGCCACGCTGGTGCTGGTCAGCTTTTTTCAGGGCATCCCCAAGGATCTGGAGTCGGCCGCCATGGTGGATGGCTGCTCTCGTCTGGGAGCGTTGTGGCGCATCGTGGTGCCGCTGTCTGCACCGGGGGTCTTTACTGCCAGCATTCTGGCCTTCGTCAACAGTTGGGATGAGTTCCTCCTGTCGCTGACCCTGCTGCCCTCGCAGGCCATGCGCACCCTGCCGGTGGGCATCCAGTTCCTGCAGGGCGAGTACAGCTTTCCATGGCCGCTGATCTCGGCGGCGCTGATAATTGCGCTGGTGCCGGTGGCCCTGGTGATTGCGATTTTCCAGGAGCGGGTGGTGGGCGGCCTGACCCAGGGGGGGGTGAAAGGGTAG
- a CDS encoding PfkB family carbohydrate kinase: MVKILTVGWANLDQRYYIETFPPRASRTGVLDYRETIGGPAAVAAVAAARLGAEAHLVSRRGDDATGERLQGMLEAEGVRAHFQLGAATPVSAVLVTPEGERYIFPYRPGLPEGLVLDEEGLLKGTGALLLDGRWASAGYGLGQAARARGLPVVLDLDRDRDEDWMLTQVATHVVASEELAVQKGGVDALLAQLQALGVFAAVTLGAQGVAYAGGHLPAHPVQVRDTTGAGDVFHGAFTLALAEGQNEVAALRFASATAALHCAQASPPRRDEVRAFLASLP; encoded by the coding sequence ATGGTGAAGATCCTGACCGTGGGCTGGGCCAACCTGGACCAGCGCTACTACATCGAGACCTTCCCACCCCGTGCCAGCCGCACCGGGGTGCTGGACTACCGCGAGACCATCGGGGGGCCGGCGGCGGTGGCCGCGGTGGCGGCGGCCCGGCTGGGGGCCGAGGCCCACCTGGTGAGCCGTCGGGGTGACGATGCCACGGGAGAACGCCTGCAGGGGATGCTCGAGGCCGAAGGGGTCAGGGCCCACTTCCAGCTTGGGGCGGCCACCCCGGTCTCGGCGGTGCTGGTCACGCCGGAGGGCGAGCGCTACATCTTCCCCTACCGGCCCGGGCTGCCCGAGGGGCTGGTGCTGGACGAAGAGGGCCTGCTCAAAGGAACCGGCGCGCTGCTGCTGGACGGGCGCTGGGCCTCGGCGGGGTATGGCCTGGGCCAGGCCGCCCGCGCGCGGGGCCTCCCGGTGGTGCTGGACCTGGATCGCGACCGCGACGAGGACTGGATGCTCACCCAGGTGGCCACGCACGTGGTGGCCTCGGAGGAACTGGCCGTGCAGAAAGGCGGCGTGGACGCGCTGCTGGCCCAACTGCAAGCCCTGGGGGTGTTTGCCGCGGTGACCCTGGGGGCCCAGGGGGTGGCCTATGCGGGCGGACACCTGCCGGCCCACCCGGTGCAGGTGCGCGACACCACCGGGGCGGGGGACGTCTTCCACGGGGCCTTTACCCTGGCCCTTGCCGAGGGGCAGAACGAGGTGGCAGCGCTGCGCTTCGCCTCGGCGACCGCCGCCCTGCACTGCGCCCAGGCCAGCCCCCCGCGCCGGGACGAGGTGCGGGCCTTTCTGGCTTCCTTGCCCTGA
- a CDS encoding tagatose 1,6-diphosphate aldolase has product MKTTPAKARAYARIGDGAMRFGTLAIDQRPPLMQIVAQALGRDPESVGPEVTELKGLLAETLARGVTGILIDPHYAFPAAMPVLPRETGLMLTLEHHRFETVEGGWRKSAMIPGWSVEQAVRMGADGLKLLAWHRPDAPPEITEHQLNFVRSVGEACRKADRLFIFEVLPYPLPGEDAPTYNAKLREMSLEIAAAFADPGFHIDLYKLAFPGAAGLVKEWGGKGYSLDDLEADMKEYSKLPAPWLLLSGGLNADQFVQVLEAALRAGARGYLAGRAVWQHPLRFYPDRSRLREALREEGLETLHRLNELLHGIRPIYPEVDWRLEGVAG; this is encoded by the coding sequence ATGAAAACCACCCCAGCAAAAGCCCGCGCCTATGCCCGTATTGGCGATGGGGCCATGCGCTTTGGCACCCTGGCCATTGACCAGCGCCCACCCCTGATGCAGATCGTCGCCCAGGCCCTGGGCCGCGACCCGGAGAGCGTGGGGCCCGAAGTGACCGAACTCAAGGGCCTGCTGGCCGAGACCCTGGCCCGGGGCGTGACTGGAATCCTGATAGACCCGCACTACGCTTTCCCCGCCGCCATGCCCGTTCTGCCGCGCGAGACCGGCCTGATGCTGACCCTCGAGCACCACCGCTTCGAGACCGTAGAGGGCGGCTGGCGCAAAAGTGCGATGATTCCCGGCTGGAGCGTGGAGCAGGCGGTGCGCATGGGGGCCGATGGCCTGAAGCTTCTGGCCTGGCACCGCCCCGATGCCCCGCCCGAAATAACCGAGCACCAACTGAACTTTGTGCGAAGCGTGGGCGAGGCCTGCCGAAAGGCCGACCGCCTCTTCATCTTTGAGGTGCTGCCCTACCCCCTCCCCGGCGAGGATGCCCCTACCTACAACGCCAAGCTGCGCGAGATGTCGCTGGAAATCGCCGCGGCCTTCGCCGACCCCGGTTTTCACATTGACCTTTACAAGCTGGCCTTCCCCGGCGCGGCGGGGCTGGTGAAGGAGTGGGGCGGCAAGGGCTACTCGCTGGACGACCTCGAGGCCGACATGAAGGAGTACAGCAAGCTCCCGGCCCCCTGGCTGCTGCTCTCGGGCGGCCTGAACGCCGACCAGTTCGTGCAGGTGCTGGAAGCAGCCCTGCGGGCCGGTGCGCGGGGCTACCTGGCAGGCCGCGCGGTCTGGCAGCACCCCCTGCGCTTCTACCCCGACCGCTCCCGGCTGCGCGAGGCCCTGCGCGAGGAGGGCCTCGAGACCCTCCACCGCCTGAACGAACTCCTGCACGGCATCCGGCCCATCTACCCCGAGGTGGACTGGCGGCTCGAGGGCGTCGCAGGCTGA
- a CDS encoding Ldh family oxidoreductase encodes MRVPYPVLKQAVSSHFQGLGLAPDHAEAFTEVILEAELEGNLGHGLTRIAQYTAQLQAGGLNPRPQMRLERTKPGVAVLHADGAPGPVAGLFAVQALAPMAREQGSAALAVRGAGHSGVLSAYVGRLAQEGLVALAFANTPPAIAPGPVLGTNPIALGAPAEPQPVIIDTSISVVARGKIIAAAKKGEPIPPGWALDKEGRPTTDAKAALEGSLLPIGEGKGFALAVLVEILAGALAGDVLSPELPLPWMPPAQAAKPGLLLLAFDPAAFGPGYRGRVAQLIEALKAAGGRIPGARRAALREKALAEGLEVNQTLQAELGTLGVHLQGGGTR; translated from the coding sequence ATGAGGGTTCCTTATCCCGTACTCAAGCAGGCGGTCTCGAGCCACTTCCAGGGCCTGGGGCTGGCCCCGGATCATGCCGAGGCCTTCACCGAGGTGATCCTCGAGGCCGAGCTCGAGGGCAACCTGGGGCACGGCCTGACCCGGATTGCCCAGTACACCGCCCAGCTACAGGCCGGTGGGCTCAACCCCCGGCCGCAGATGCGTTTGGAACGAACCAAACCCGGGGTTGCAGTTCTGCATGCCGACGGCGCACCCGGGCCGGTGGCCGGGCTTTTTGCAGTGCAGGCGCTGGCCCCGATGGCCAGGGAGCAGGGAAGCGCCGCCCTGGCCGTGCGCGGCGCGGGGCATTCCGGGGTGCTCTCGGCGTACGTGGGCCGGCTGGCCCAAGAGGGCCTGGTAGCCCTGGCCTTTGCCAACACCCCCCCGGCCATCGCCCCGGGGCCGGTGCTGGGCACCAACCCCATCGCCCTGGGCGCGCCGGCCGAGCCCCAGCCGGTCATCATTGATACCTCCATCTCGGTGGTGGCGCGCGGCAAGATCATCGCCGCGGCTAAAAAGGGCGAGCCCATCCCGCCGGGCTGGGCGCTCGACAAGGAGGGTCGCCCAACCACCGATGCCAAGGCTGCGCTGGAAGGCTCACTGCTGCCCATTGGCGAGGGCAAGGGGTTTGCGCTGGCAGTGCTGGTGGAAATTCTGGCCGGGGCCCTGGCGGGCGACGTGCTCTCGCCCGAGCTGCCCCTGCCCTGGATGCCCCCAGCGCAGGCCGCCAAGCCGGGGCTGCTGCTGCTGGCCTTTGACCCCGCCGCCTTTGGCCCGGGCTACAGGGGCCGGGTGGCCCAGCTCATCGAGGCTCTTAAAGCGGCCGGAGGCCGGATTCCCGGTGCGCGCCGGGCCGCTTTACGAGAGAAAGCCTTGGCGGAAGGTCTGGAGGTCAACCAGACGCTTCAGGCCGAACTCGGTACACTAGGCGTGCATCTACAAGGAGGAGGGACAAGATGA
- a CDS encoding restriction endonuclease subunit S: protein MGGEWKECALGEVIELKRGYDLPQQDRRPGYVPIVSSSGVTDYHAEAMVKGPGVVTGRYGTLGEVFYVEQDFWPLNTTLYVRDFKGNDPRFISYFLRGLDFFAYVDKAAVPGINRNHLHQARVIVPTDVGEQRAIAHILGTLDDKIELNRRMSETLEAMARALFKSWFVDFDPVRAKMEGRWQRGQSLPGLPAHLYDLFPDRLVDSELGEIPEGWGVKSIGDLAEVVGGSTPKTECAEFWDGGTHHWVTPKDLSGLSMPVLLDTERKITDAGLAQISSGLLPRGTVLLSSRAPIGYLAIAEVPVAVNQGFIAMKPRQGVSNLFLLRWARAAHDEILSHANGSTFLEISKASFRPIRVVTPPTPIMDAFDQFSRPMYGKVVENALESRTLAALRDALLPKLISGEIRVKDAERFLEERGL, encoded by the coding sequence ATGGGGGGTGAGTGGAAAGAGTGTGCGCTTGGCGAGGTGATTGAGCTGAAGCGTGGATACGATCTTCCACAGCAGGATCGCCGACCTGGGTATGTGCCCATCGTGTCATCGTCCGGAGTCACCGATTATCACGCTGAGGCAATGGTCAAGGGCCCGGGAGTTGTTACCGGCCGATATGGAACGCTCGGAGAGGTCTTCTACGTCGAGCAGGACTTTTGGCCCCTGAACACCACGCTCTACGTACGCGACTTCAAAGGCAACGATCCGCGTTTTATCAGCTACTTCCTGCGTGGCTTGGATTTCTTTGCGTATGTGGACAAGGCTGCGGTTCCAGGAATAAATCGTAACCATCTTCATCAAGCTCGCGTCATCGTCCCAACTGACGTGGGCGAACAACGCGCCATCGCCCACATCCTCGGCACGCTGGACGACAAGATAGAGCTAAACCGGCGCATGAGCGAGACGCTGGAGGCAATGGCGCGGGCGCTGTTTAAGTCGTGGTTTGTGGACTTCGACCCCGTGCGCGCCAAGATGGAGGGCCGCTGGCAGCGCGGCCAATCGCTGCCCGGCCTGCCCGCCCACCTCTACGACCTTTTCCCCGACCGGCTGGTGGACTCGGAGCTGGGGGAGATTCCGGAGGGGTGGGGGGTAAAGTCCATCGGTGACTTGGCCGAAGTCGTCGGTGGTAGCACACCAAAGACAGAGTGCGCAGAGTTTTGGGACGGTGGCACCCATCACTGGGTCACACCGAAGGACTTGTCGGGGCTTTCGATGCCGGTTCTGCTCGACACTGAGCGTAAGATCACAGATGCCGGTTTGGCTCAGATCAGTTCCGGTTTGCTACCGAGAGGTACAGTTCTCCTTTCATCACGTGCTCCCATTGGTTATCTCGCGATTGCTGAAGTGCCCGTAGCAGTGAATCAGGGTTTCATTGCGATGAAACCACGACAGGGTGTATCAAACCTGTTCTTGCTGCGCTGGGCACGTGCCGCCCACGACGAGATTCTCAGTCACGCGAATGGCTCGACATTTTTGGAAATCAGCAAAGCGAGCTTTCGTCCAATCCGCGTAGTCACGCCTCCCACTCCCATAATGGATGCCTTCGATCAGTTCTCGCGCCCTATGTATGGCAAGGTCGTTGAAAACGCGCTCGAATCCCGCACCCTCGCCGCCCTGCGCGATGCGCTGCTGCCCAAGCTCATCTCGGGCGAGATTCGGGTGAAGGATGCGGAGCGGTTTTTAGAGGAGCGTGGGCTGTGA